From Pantoea vagans:
GCGTCAAGGACGGCGCGGGCCGAGCAGTCATGGATGACATCTTTTGCGTCTTTCCGATCTGACCGTGTTCCCAGTACAGGCACGATCACACAGCCAGAAATCGGTTCACCCTTATTATCAGAAGGTCTGCCAGTTCTCATTGTCTGTCACAGCGACAGGCTGACGTTTTGGCACAGCAATCGCCTTCGCAACCGGCGCGGCAGAGAACGCTGCGTGCAGCGTGCCGGTTTTGAATACCGACACCGTTTTACGCAGGTAGCTCGCCTGCTCTTCCAGCGAGGCGGCGGCAGTGGCGGACTCCTCCACCAGCGCGGCGTTCTGCTGCGTCACCCCATCCATTTCTGAGACCGCAATGCAGACCTGCTCAATGCCCCGCGTCTGTTCGGTCGAGGAGGCCGCAATCTCTTCAATCAGCTGCGTCACACGACTCACCGACTTCACAATGCTCTCCATCGCGGTGCCCGCCTGTGCAGCATGACCGGCACCGGTTTTGATCCTCTCCGCTGAGCGGTCAATCAGTCCGCGAATTTCCTGTGCGGCGCTGGCGCTGCGTCCGGCCAGCGAGCGCACCTCACCCGCCACCACCGCAAATCCACGCCCCTGTTCACCGGCACGCGCGGCTTCAACCGCAGCGTTCAGCGCCAGAATATTGGTCTGGAAGGCGATGCTGTCGATAATGGCGATAATACCGGCGATCTGATTCGAGCTTTCGCTGATCTGATCCATGTTGGCAATCACCCGGGCAACGGTCTCACCGCCCTGCAGTGCCGTAGCTGACGCCTCTTTCGACACCGTGGTCGCCTGCTGTGCATTGTCTGCGTTGAGCTTCACCGTCGAGGTGAGCTGCTCCATGCTGGCGGCGGTCTGTTCCAGCGCGGCTGCCTGCTGCTCGGTACGGGAGGAGAGATCGGTGCTGCCAGCAGAAATTTCCGCGGCACCGGTGAAAATAGAGCGGGTGGCGTCATCGACCGAAGTAATGGTCACGACCAGCGCATCACGCATCTGCTGCAACTCCTGAATCAGCTGGCCCATCTCGTTGCGGCCCTCATGCTGAATCGCAGAGGTTAAATCCCCGGCCGAGATAGCGCGCATGTGAGCGGTCAGTCTGGCCAGGGGGTTAATCAGCAGCTTCTGCAGCCCCACCCAGACTGCCACCCCAATCACGCCGGTGATAAGGCCGATGGCCAGCAGCGCCCAGAGTGCATCCGTCAGGCTGCGCTGGTTGTGCAGAGAGGTATCTTTCATCAGCTGGATGTTCACTGCACGCCAGGCCTCATAGGCCGTGTCGAGCTGATCCTGTGCCGCCTGCGCTTCAAGGTTGCCATAGGCCGGGTAGTTGCCCTGCTTCAGAAAGGTGACAGAGGCCAGCATGGTGTCACGCATCTGCTGATAAGCAGTCTGAACCTGCGTCGACTGGGCTTCACTCTGTCCTGCTTTACGCGGCATCGCCTGCCACGCTTTAAAATCTGCATCCGCCTTTTCCGCTGACTGACCCGCCTGCTCCAGCAGCGCCGCCATCGCCGCCAGCGATTTAGGGTCCTGCTGATTTTTCAGGAAACGGATCGCCACGCGGTTGATGGTGACGCGGGTTTTAATCAGGGTTTTCACCGCATCACTCAGGTGCTGCTGCTGCAGCGTCAGCTGCTCGGCCGCCACGAAGTTTTTGTCGGCTTTTGACACACCGTTGTAGAACAGAAATCCGGTCAGGGTCAGTAACGTAATAAAGACGGCCAGCACCGCCAGAATACCGTGAGTTATTTTAAGATTTTTAAGCATGTCCGCAGACTCATATCAGAGAAGATAAAGCTGTTATCGGCCAGCGAGGAATTTATCTGAGCGCAGTCGCAGAGAAGCCTGCTCTCCGCACCACACCGGATGCTGCCAGCACGTCGTACTGCGCTGAAAAAAGGGTGTGACGCCGCCTGAACGCATTCGGCGCTTAACAAGCGACCCCGTGCTGTGGTTGAATTCGCCCCTTACATTTTTCGCACGTGGTTAACATGCATTACATTCAGAGTCTGATGAGTTTTATTGAGGGAAACCGGGTGCTGTCGATCGGCTTCAGCCTGCTGCTGCTGATCATGGCCGGAATGGTCACTCACCTGATCTGCAAATTTTTCATCGTCAAAGTGATCAGGAAGGTCTTTTTCAGCAGTCATAAAAAAGACGTTCCGCTGGATAAAGATGTCCGCCTCTCTCAGAAGCTGTCAAATTTTGTGCCGGTGATTGTGGTCTACAATTTCCTGCAATTTATGCCCGGCCTGCCTGAAAATCTGAAAGTGGCGATTCAGACCATCTGCGGCATTCTGTTTTTTGTCTATCTGTCGATCTTCTTCAACGAAGTGCTGGAGATTGTTAACAACTCCTACTCGCGCAAATCGAAGCGTAAGAATCACTCGATCAAAGGCTATATCCAGATTGGCAAAATCCTGGTGCATATCATCGCCGCGATCATGATTCTGGCGATTATGTCCAACAAGTCGCCCGCGATTATTATCTCCTCGCTGGGTGCGGTCGCTGCGGTACTGATGCTGATCTTCCAGCATACACTGCTGTCGCTGGTGGCGAATATTCAGCTCTCCTCCAACGATGTCCTGCAACTGGGCGACTGGATTGAGATGCCGGACAGAAACATCAGCGGCGAGGTGATCGATATTGCGCTGCATACCATCACCATCCGCAACTGGGACAACACCATCTCGCGCATTCCGACCAAGAACTTCCTGACCGAAACCTACACCAACTGGCAGGCGATGTTCTCCTCGGGCGCGCGCCGCATCATGCGCAGCTTTTATCTTGATCAGAAGTCGATCACCTTTGTGAATCAGGAGATGCTGCAGGCGATGAGCCAGCTCCGCCTCGCGGGCGAAACGATCACTGAGCTGCTGGATGGACGGGATATCAATGCCGTCGGCGACCGCTGGTTTATGGAGAACGGCATCACCAATCTGATGGTGTTCCGTAAATTCCTGAGTGCCTGGCTGGCCCAGCGCGATGACATTATGAAAGAGATGTATATCGTGGTGCGGCCGCTGAAGCCGTCGCCGGATGGGCTGCCGGTGGAGATCTACTGCTTCACCTCATCCATTTTCTGGGCCGATTATGAAAATACTCAGGCGGCGATTTTTGAGTATATCTATGCCATGTCCCGGTTCTTTGAACTGCAGATTTACCAGCATCCGGCCGGGTCTGATTTCGCCCGTCTGGCGCAGCCGCGTCCCGTCAGCGGAGAGGCAGAGCCAAACGGCATGCCGTAAACCGTGACCTGCTGTGGCGGTCCCGCACCGCCACGGTAGCTCGCTGTGGCTCAGATCATTAACTTTTACTCAGCGCATAGTTCAGCACTTTGTCATTCTTCATCTGCACGGTCAGCGTCTGCCCTTCGGTAGTGTTCAGGGTGCGCGCCTCACTGTAGGTCCACTTCAGCAACCGCTGACCGTCCGGGTAAGGCGTCTCACTGTCAGGCTGACCAAACAGCGAAATCAGCTGGGCTTTGGTCGTCTGACCGGCATGAATGTGCTGCAGATTACGGTTGTCCAGCCGGTGTCCGACCCGGTTAGAACAGGCGGAAATCAACAGCAGCAGCGTGACTAACAGAACGCGTTTCCTCACGTAATATCCTTTTGAAATGTTCAGCGCCGCAGATCCTCCAGCGTGACCTGCGCGATCGCGCTTAAGCTTATAGCGAATCCGCGCCATCCGGCAGGATTTTCTGGGCCTGCCCCCCATGATTTCCCCCGGTCAGAGGCCGATTCAGAGCAATTAACGCAAATTAATGCGCCTGAACGGCCTGCCGCCCTGCGACTGCAACATCTTAGTCTATGATTACTCTCTGTATGCCGCGTGGAAGCGGTCTCACTTTTTCCTTCCCGCCGCATCACGCTGAATACCAGTCCAGCTTCCTGGCTGAAGAGGCGCGCCAGCCCACCTGGCATCCGGGTCTCACTGATTGCTTTACGATTTTTTGACGCTTACGTCATCGACATCCTATTCGCGCGGTGGTCACCATCGCGTATTTCCAGGCTAAATGAGGCAACTGAATGGAATCCAAATCTTTTTCTAAAAGTTGGGGCGCTGAACGGGTTGCCAGTGACGAGGTGCGTTTCCGCCTCTGGGCAACCGGTCAGCAACGCGTGACGCTGCGTCTCGCCGGTAAAGATATTGAGATGACACCGCAGGCTGACGGCTGGTTTGAAGCCCAGGTTACCGGTGTGGCGGCGAATGCCGAATATGATTTTGTGCTGGCGGATGGCACGGCCGTGCCCGATCCCGCCGCCCGCGCCCAGAAAGCGGAGGTTAACGGTCCCTCACTGGTGATCGATCCTGACGCGTATCAGTGGCAGAACACCGGCTGGAAGGGTCGTCCGTGGACGGAGTCAGTGGTCTATGAACTGCACATCGGCACCTTTACCCAGGAAGGCACCTTCCGGGCGGCGATAGAGAAGCTGCCGATGCTGGCCGAAACCGGCATCACCATGATTGAAGTGCTGCCGGTATCGCAGTTTGGCGGCAATCGCGGCTGGGGCTACGATGGCGTGCTGCTCTATGCACCGCATGCGGCTTACGGTTCGCCGGATGATTTTAAAGCCTTTATCGATGCGGCACACGGTCTCGGCCTGTCGGTGGTGCTGGATATCGTGCTGAACCATTTCGGCCCGGAGGGCAACTATCTGCCGCTGCTCGCGCCGGACTTCTTCCATAAAGAGCGCCAGACGCCGTGGGGCGCCGGTATCGCCTATGACGTTGATGCGGTGCGCCGCTATATCGTGGAAGCGCCGCTCTACTGGCTGCAGGAGTTTAATCTGGATGGCCTGCGCTTTGATGCCATCGATCAGATTGACGATCCCAGCGAAAAGCATGTGCTGATTGAGATTGCCGAGCGCATCCGCGCTACCATTACCGATCGCCCCATTCACCTCACTACCGAAGATTGCCGAAACGTCACCTTCCTGCATCCGCGCGACGACAACGGAGATGCTCCGCTGTTTAACGGCGAATGGAACGATGACTTCCATAACGCCGTACATGTGCTGGCAACCGGTGAAACCCACGCCTACTATCAGGACTTCGCTGACCAGCCGGCGCAGCGGGTAGCGCGGGCGCTGGCAGAAGGCTTTGTCTATCAGGGCGAAGTCTCAGCACAGTCGGGCGAGCCGCGCGGCGTGAAGAGCAGCAGTCAGCCGCCGGTCGCCTTTGTCGACTTCATCCAGAACCATGACCAGACGGGCAACCGCGCGCAGGGCGAAAGGCTGGTCTCGCTGGCAGGGGCAGAGCGGACGCAGGTGCTGCTGGCCATGCTGCTGGTCTCGCCACACATTCCGCTGCTGTTTATGGGCGAAGAGTATGGCGAAACCCGACCATTCCTGTTCTTCACCGATTTCCACGGCGATCTGGCTAAAGCGGTGCGTGAAGGTCGCGCCCGGGAGTTTGAAGGCCATGCCGGTCACGGCGAAACGGTGCCGGATCCTAACGATGTCACCACCTTTGAACAGTCGAAACTCGACTGGCAGCGCACAGAAACGCCGGAAGGTCAGCAGTGGCTGGCACTGACGCGTCATCTGCTGGCGCTGCGTCAGGAACATATC
This genomic window contains:
- a CDS encoding methyl-accepting chemotaxis protein, which produces MLKNLKITHGILAVLAVFITLLTLTGFLFYNGVSKADKNFVAAEQLTLQQQHLSDAVKTLIKTRVTINRVAIRFLKNQQDPKSLAAMAALLEQAGQSAEKADADFKAWQAMPRKAGQSEAQSTQVQTAYQQMRDTMLASVTFLKQGNYPAYGNLEAQAAQDQLDTAYEAWRAVNIQLMKDTSLHNQRSLTDALWALLAIGLITGVIGVAVWVGLQKLLINPLARLTAHMRAISAGDLTSAIQHEGRNEMGQLIQELQQMRDALVVTITSVDDATRSIFTGAAEISAGSTDLSSRTEQQAAALEQTAASMEQLTSTVKLNADNAQQATTVSKEASATALQGGETVARVIANMDQISESSNQIAGIIAIIDSIAFQTNILALNAAVEAARAGEQGRGFAVVAGEVRSLAGRSASAAQEIRGLIDRSAERIKTGAGHAAQAGTAMESIVKSVSRVTQLIEEIAASSTEQTRGIEQVCIAVSEMDGVTQQNAALVEESATAAASLEEQASYLRKTVSVFKTGTLHAAFSAAPVAKAIAVPKRQPVAVTDNENWQTF
- a CDS encoding mechanosensitive ion channel family protein, producing the protein MHYIQSLMSFIEGNRVLSIGFSLLLLIMAGMVTHLICKFFIVKVIRKVFFSSHKKDVPLDKDVRLSQKLSNFVPVIVVYNFLQFMPGLPENLKVAIQTICGILFFVYLSIFFNEVLEIVNNSYSRKSKRKNHSIKGYIQIGKILVHIIAAIMILAIMSNKSPAIIISSLGAVAAVLMLIFQHTLLSLVANIQLSSNDVLQLGDWIEMPDRNISGEVIDIALHTITIRNWDNTISRIPTKNFLTETYTNWQAMFSSGARRIMRSFYLDQKSITFVNQEMLQAMSQLRLAGETITELLDGRDINAVGDRWFMENGITNLMVFRKFLSAWLAQRDDIMKEMYIVVRPLKPSPDGLPVEIYCFTSSIFWADYENTQAAIFEYIYAMSRFFELQIYQHPAGSDFARLAQPRPVSGEAEPNGMP
- the treZ gene encoding malto-oligosyltrehalose trehalohydrolase, with amino-acid sequence MESKSFSKSWGAERVASDEVRFRLWATGQQRVTLRLAGKDIEMTPQADGWFEAQVTGVAANAEYDFVLADGTAVPDPAARAQKAEVNGPSLVIDPDAYQWQNTGWKGRPWTESVVYELHIGTFTQEGTFRAAIEKLPMLAETGITMIEVLPVSQFGGNRGWGYDGVLLYAPHAAYGSPDDFKAFIDAAHGLGLSVVLDIVLNHFGPEGNYLPLLAPDFFHKERQTPWGAGIAYDVDAVRRYIVEAPLYWLQEFNLDGLRFDAIDQIDDPSEKHVLIEIAERIRATITDRPIHLTTEDCRNVTFLHPRDDNGDAPLFNGEWNDDFHNAVHVLATGETHAYYQDFADQPAQRVARALAEGFVYQGEVSAQSGEPRGVKSSSQPPVAFVDFIQNHDQTGNRAQGERLVSLAGAERTQVLLAMLLVSPHIPLLFMGEEYGETRPFLFFTDFHGDLAKAVREGRAREFEGHAGHGETVPDPNDVTTFEQSKLDWQRTETPEGQQWLALTRHLLALRQEHIVPLLQTAGGDAGQVVKTADDFLAVRWDFPQGTLSLALNVGDSTQPIPDLPGETLFAWPQTATELIPNAIVVRLAKREAE